One window of Papaver somniferum cultivar HN1 chromosome 9, ASM357369v1, whole genome shotgun sequence genomic DNA carries:
- the LOC113313319 gene encoding annexin D8-like — MDSNSVFSVQVCEKECREIHEYASSRRLNDLVPSLVRRNRYERKQIRETYLVMYGEDLINHLQKTQSNHTNQKYSLLSLWMLEPHERDAVMARNALEDGDINYKALIEIYTGRKSSQILLINQAYQHKFKRQLDQDIISFEMSHPFQRILVALATSHKSHNVDVSQHIAKCDAKRLYETGEGKGGSGGGGIEESVVLEMFSKRSIQQLRQTFSTYKHIYGHEYSKSIKKDVYGDFEDALGIVVKCIYTPAKYYAKILHSCIKGTTTDKGALGRVIVSRAEIDMDEIQRVFENKYGIELKDAILCENMMIMDKPQRDFIVALANIHYPS, encoded by the exons ATGGATAGTAATTCCGTATTTTCCGTTCAAGTTTGTGAGAAAGAATGCAGAGAAATACATGAATATGCATCCTCAAGAAGGTTAAATGATTTGGTTCCATCCTTGGTTCGACGAAATCGATATGAACGAAAACAGATAAGAGAAACTTACTTAGTCATGTATGGAGAAGACTTAATCAATCATCTTCAAAAGACACAATCCAACCACACTAATCAG AAATACAGTCTTCTGTCTCTGTGGATGCTGGAACCACACGAGCGTGACGCTGTCATGGCGAGGAATGCATTGGAAGATGGTGACATAAATTACAAGGCTCTTATCGAAATATATACAGGACGAAAATCAAGTCAAATTCTCCTTATTAATCAAGCTTATCAGCATAAGTTTAAAAGGCAATTAGATCAAGATATAATCAGCTTCGAAATGTCTCATCCCTTTCAAAGA ATCTTAGTGGCATTGGCGACATCGCACAAGTCACACAACGTCGACGTAAGTCAACATATCGCAAAATGTGACGCGAAAAGACTATATGAAACAGGAGAAGGCAAGGGAGGAAGTGGAGGAGGAGGAATTGAAGAGTCAGTTGTTCTGGAGATGTTCAGTAAACGAAGCATTCAACAACTTAGGCAAACTTTCTCTACTTATAAGCACATCTATGGACACGAATACAGTAAG TCGATCAAAAAGGACGTTTATGGTGACTTTGAGGATGCCCTTGGAATTGTTGTGAAGTGCATATACACTCCAGCTAAATATTATGCAAAG ATACTGCACAGCTGCATTAAGGGCACGACCACGGACAAAGGAGCGTTGGGACGTGTGATTGTAAGCAGAGCTGAAATAGACATGGACGAAATTCAAAGGGTGTTTGAGAACAAATACGGAATAGAACTCAAAGATGCAATATTATGCGAGAATATGATGATAATGGACAAGCCTCAAAGAGACTTCATTGTTGCCCTGGCAAACATTCATTACCCTTCGTAA